The following are encoded in a window of Pedobacter cryoconitis genomic DNA:
- a CDS encoding DUF4337 domain-containing protein produces the protein MEEIEIPTEHLHETIQEKSEEALKGAENKWIMYLAISTALVAVFAAIAGLMAGHHSNEALIEQIKASDQWAYYQSKGIKAEIRSLQINGAGDAAKIEQYKKEQQEIKKSAVTHEKLSEAHLDKHVSLAKAVTLFQIAIAVSAISILTKRKSLWYLGLLFSLAGILSFLYGMM, from the coding sequence ATGGAAGAAATTGAAATACCTACAGAACACCTTCATGAAACTATCCAGGAGAAATCAGAGGAGGCGTTAAAGGGAGCTGAAAATAAGTGGATAATGTATTTAGCGATATCTACTGCTTTGGTTGCTGTTTTTGCTGCTATCGCAGGATTAATGGCTGGACATCATTCGAATGAAGCATTAATTGAGCAAATAAAGGCTTCTGATCAGTGGGCTTATTACCAGTCGAAGGGTATTAAAGCAGAAATCAGGAGTCTGCAGATCAATGGCGCGGGTGATGCTGCCAAGATAGAGCAGTATAAAAAAGAACAGCAGGAAATAAAGAAGAGCGCTGTAACACATGAAAAATTATCTGAGGCTCATTTGGATAAACACGTGTCGTTAGCTAAAGCAGTTACTTTATTTCAAATAGCCATTGCTGTTTCTGCAATTTCAATTCTGACTAAAAGGAAGAGTTTATGGTATTTGGGACTCCTTTTTTCATTGGCAGGAATTTTATCATTCTTATATGGTATGATGTGA
- a CDS encoding outer membrane protein assembly factor BamD, whose product MFKIKHVFILSFTVIALSIAGCKSRFEKIRLSNDVAKKYQEAIKLYNKKDYSKALILFEDLSQKYRGRTEAEDLNYYYAYTLYRLKDYTTARYQFKYFADTYPTSKNAEECRYMGAYCYYLDSPEYTLEQENTYKAIDALQLFINLYPKSERVAQASQYITDLRAKLELKAYTNARLYYDLGGYDLSYYKSSVIALKNAETDFPDIKYIEEMDLLIVKSQYSYAKNSYAFRQEDRYNEAIGYANEFIEAHPESKYLAEVKTLKTNSEDGIANAKQLMAQDAKLTAKYKALMEKDAKKDTTTIKTPNP is encoded by the coding sequence ATGTTTAAAATTAAACACGTTTTTATACTAAGTTTTACTGTTATTGCCCTGAGTATTGCAGGTTGCAAAAGCCGTTTTGAAAAAATCAGGCTCAGCAATGATGTAGCCAAAAAATACCAGGAGGCAATAAAACTATATAACAAGAAGGATTATTCAAAAGCCCTTATCTTATTTGAAGATCTTTCTCAGAAATATAGAGGAAGAACTGAAGCTGAAGACCTGAATTATTACTACGCTTATACGTTATACAGACTAAAAGATTACACGACCGCCCGTTATCAGTTCAAATACTTTGCAGATACCTATCCAACAAGTAAAAATGCTGAAGAATGCCGGTACATGGGTGCTTATTGTTACTATCTGGATTCTCCTGAATATACATTAGAGCAGGAAAATACTTACAAAGCAATCGATGCATTACAGTTGTTTATCAACTTATACCCTAAAAGTGAGCGCGTTGCACAGGCAAGTCAATACATTACTGACCTTCGTGCTAAACTGGAATTAAAAGCTTATACCAATGCAAGATTATACTATGATTTGGGTGGATATGATTTATCTTACTACAAATCATCTGTAATCGCTTTAAAAAATGCAGAAACAGACTTTCCGGATATTAAGTATATAGAGGAGATGGACTTGCTGATTGTTAAATCACAATATTCATATGCTAAAAATAGCTATGCATTCCGTCAGGAAGACAGATATAACGAAGCAATTGGTTATGCAAATGAATTTATTGAAGCTCATCCTGAAAGCAAATACCTTGCTGAAGTGAAAACGCTGAAAACCAATAGTGAAGATGGAATAGCAAATGCGAAACAATTAATGGCGCAGGATGCTAAACTAACCGCGAAATATAAAGCATTAATGGAAAAAGATGCAAAAAAAGATACTACTACGATTAAAACCCCCAACCCATAA
- a CDS encoding DNA-directed RNA polymerase subunit omega, with protein MNTNKPAIPNTTVTRNVNDLDQKTHNIYESLVIISKRANQISNNMKEELHGKLAEFASSNDNLEEIFENREQIEISKHYERMPKPSLIAIDEFLNDKIYHRNPAKDSQ; from the coding sequence ATGAATACGAATAAACCCGCAATACCAAACACTACGGTAACAAGAAATGTAAACGATTTAGATCAAAAGACCCACAACATTTATGAGTCTTTAGTGATTATTTCTAAAAGGGCTAATCAGATTTCAAATAACATGAAAGAGGAGTTACATGGCAAATTAGCTGAGTTTGCTTCTTCTAATGATAACCTGGAAGAGATCTTCGAAAACAGAGAACAAATTGAAATCAGCAAGCACTATGAGCGCATGCCGAAGCCAAGCCTTATTGCGATTGATGAATTTCTGAATGATAAAATTTACCACAGAAATCCAGCTAAAGATTCACAATAA
- the coaBC gene encoding bifunctional phosphopantothenoylcysteine decarboxylase/phosphopantothenate--cysteine ligase CoaBC has protein sequence MLKNKNIILGVCGSIAAYKSAVLVRLLIKAGANVKVILTADAANFITPLTLATLSKNPVYTKYFEEETGVWSNHVELGLWADYMIIAPASANTIGKMANGLCDNLLSAVYLSAKCPVFYAPAMDLDMWKHQSTKDNIQKLQGFGNTMISPTSGELASGLHGEGRMAEPEEIVAYLSATIKKGLPLIGVKVMVTAGPTYEPIDPVRFIGNHSSGKMGFALADEMARLGADVTLISGPTAEQSTQQVNRIDVTTASEMLEACKRNFTDSSITIMSAAVADYTPVHVASQKIKKATEEFSIDLKKTTDILFTLGQTKTKEQILVGFALETNNEEEHAKAKLIKKNLDLIILNSLNDAGAGFQKDTNKITIFNQYLEKTVYAVKSKTEVAKDICTEILKLRPA, from the coding sequence ATGCTCAAAAATAAAAACATTATCCTTGGCGTTTGCGGCAGTATCGCAGCATATAAGTCCGCAGTATTAGTCAGGCTCCTGATTAAGGCTGGTGCAAACGTCAAGGTAATTCTCACAGCCGATGCGGCAAACTTCATTACACCGCTCACACTTGCTACCTTATCTAAAAATCCTGTTTATACTAAATACTTCGAAGAAGAAACCGGAGTATGGAGTAACCATGTTGAATTAGGCCTGTGGGCAGATTACATGATCATCGCCCCTGCCAGTGCAAATACAATTGGCAAAATGGCGAACGGACTTTGTGATAACCTGCTGAGCGCTGTTTATCTTTCCGCTAAATGTCCTGTCTTTTACGCCCCGGCAATGGATCTTGACATGTGGAAACATCAAAGCACAAAAGACAATATTCAGAAACTGCAAGGTTTTGGCAATACCATGATCTCCCCGACAAGCGGAGAACTCGCCAGTGGTTTACATGGCGAAGGAAGAATGGCGGAGCCGGAAGAGATTGTAGCTTACCTTTCAGCGACCATCAAAAAAGGCCTTCCTCTTATTGGCGTAAAAGTGATGGTCACAGCTGGCCCTACTTACGAACCGATAGATCCGGTACGCTTTATAGGGAACCATTCTTCAGGAAAAATGGGTTTTGCCCTTGCTGATGAAATGGCCCGCTTAGGAGCAGACGTAACTTTAATCAGCGGACCTACCGCAGAACAAAGTACACAGCAGGTAAACAGAATAGATGTAACTACAGCCAGCGAAATGTTAGAAGCCTGTAAGCGCAATTTCACGGATAGTTCCATTACTATTATGAGCGCAGCAGTCGCAGACTACACCCCTGTTCATGTAGCTTCACAGAAAATTAAAAAAGCAACAGAGGAGTTCAGCATAGACCTGAAAAAGACAACAGACATTCTTTTCACTTTAGGCCAGACTAAAACCAAAGAACAAATACTCGTAGGTTTTGCACTGGAGACTAACAATGAAGAAGAACATGCAAAAGCTAAACTGATCAAAAAGAACCTCGATTTAATTATTCTGAATTCTTTAAATGATGCTGGTGCTGGCTTTCAAAAAGATACAAACAAAATTACTATCTTTAATCAGTACTTAGAGAAAACGGTATATGCAGTGAAATCAAAAACTGAAGTTGCCAAAGATATCTGTACTGAAATACTAAAGCTGCGCCCTGCATGA
- a CDS encoding DUF4835 family protein, which produces MKKFTTLVFASLFICLTGFTQELNTRVTVTAPTVPNMDKKNIELIQNTVREYLNNNKWTNETYQPQERIESNLVITISSWDGASGYKADAQIQTSRPIFGTSYNSTLLNLSDKDFDFNYNEGEPVNFSDQNFLSNLGSLLSYYAYTIIGLDKDSFSKLGGTPYYLKAQNILNVAQVSGNTGWKAYDGLRNRYWLNQNLLDKSFEDLRIFIYNYHANTLDRIQDNPTKGCQMLLGFLADLKQMDKQKLGSIFPNVYLATKAEEMVNILVTGNTQDKIQAYNLLSEIDPANINKYEILKKGL; this is translated from the coding sequence ATGAAAAAATTCACTACGCTCGTTTTCGCTTCACTCTTCATTTGCTTAACTGGTTTTACTCAGGAACTGAATACCAGGGTAACCGTAACGGCACCAACTGTGCCCAACATGGATAAGAAGAATATTGAGCTGATCCAGAATACGGTACGTGAATATCTGAATAATAATAAGTGGACGAATGAAACTTATCAGCCACAGGAAAGGATAGAAAGTAATCTCGTGATTACAATCAGCTCGTGGGATGGAGCTTCTGGTTATAAAGCAGACGCACAAATACAGACCAGCCGCCCCATATTTGGTACTTCATACAATAGTACGTTGCTTAATCTGAGCGATAAAGATTTCGATTTCAACTACAATGAGGGAGAACCAGTCAATTTCTCAGACCAGAATTTCCTGAGTAACCTTGGATCATTGTTATCTTATTATGCCTATACCATCATCGGATTAGATAAAGACAGCTTTAGTAAACTGGGCGGAACCCCATATTACCTGAAAGCCCAGAACATTCTTAATGTGGCGCAGGTATCAGGTAACACCGGCTGGAAAGCCTATGACGGTTTACGTAACCGGTATTGGTTAAATCAGAACCTACTGGATAAGAGTTTTGAAGATCTCAGGATTTTCATCTATAACTATCATGCGAACACACTGGATCGCATACAAGACAATCCAACTAAAGGCTGTCAGATGTTATTAGGTTTCTTAGCAGACTTAAAACAGATGGACAAACAGAAACTAGGCTCAATTTTCCCTAATGTTTACCTGGCTACTAAAGCTGAAGAAATGGTAAATATCCTGGTTACAGGAAATACTCAGGATAAAATTCAGGCTTATAACTTGCTAAGTGAGATTGATCCCGCTAATATTAACAAGTACGAGATTCTGAAAAAAGGTCTTTAA
- a CDS encoding BlaI/MecI/CopY family transcriptional regulator — protein sequence MSSQNTIKPTESELEILQILWEKGNCTVREVHEILTQHKEAGYTTTLKIMQLMHEKGLVKRDTSSKTHIYSALASQQKTQEHLVSKLIDNAFSGSAARLVMQALGNHTSSKDEIEAIKKYLNDLDYK from the coding sequence ATGTCCTCACAAAATACGATAAAACCAACAGAAAGCGAACTGGAGATACTTCAGATATTATGGGAGAAAGGAAATTGTACTGTGAGAGAAGTGCATGAGATCCTGACCCAGCATAAAGAAGCCGGTTATACAACCACCCTTAAAATTATGCAGCTCATGCATGAAAAAGGTTTGGTAAAGAGAGATACCAGTTCAAAGACACATATCTATAGCGCATTGGCCAGTCAGCAGAAAACTCAGGAACACCTGGTTTCCAAATTAATTGACAATGCATTTAGCGGATCCGCAGCACGATTAGTGATGCAAGCCCTGGGGAATCATACTTCAAGTAAGGATGAGATAGAAGCGATAAAGAAATATTTAAACGACTTAGATTATAAATAA
- a CDS encoding M56 family metallopeptidase: MEALLNNLIQATGWSILHSLWQAALVYALLLPSQMRIFRLKARLKYNLAFAANTLIFICFIATFFSIFKWPVTQQDAQTTQVIANVNPLSNSFLSAILIPYAERVFPFLVLLYSIGLLIQSVIVFKGYNKIQELKRAARISVPEEWSVLFEALTKKLKIKKHVSFHLSNHVNVPLVIGFFKPVVLFPVALVAQMEMKHIEAILIHELSHIRRNDYLFNLIRTVIETILFFNPFVWLTGKFIDIEREHACDDLVVDLTNTPLTYAHALLQLELLADKTSPVFALAATGKNQHLYQRIKRITAMKTNYMNSKQKLFAIALTLTTIISLAWINPAKSDQQLKRSKLSKDTAILSPSVQLPIDTGKKKNKKVYIVKSSQTSDTMVIQGPDSLPLRHVYINHNMPEPPAVMMPPAPPVPLGIEIDSASGHELPVTMINFSADVKDMVAASLSGDESKIKLLSARIGEKGKALEQKFNSPSEKAKWAKYSADMIAKYDNPKERAKWEKMAREMQAKFNSPEYKVKMKRLQQQATIQALNAQKMISSPEFKARMKMMSGDNLTRVVLLNESEEQQKLKKTAEYQELKKKFDADVEKLKAKEQKKDDN; encoded by the coding sequence ATGGAAGCTTTATTAAACAATCTTATACAGGCAACAGGATGGAGTATCCTGCATTCCTTATGGCAGGCCGCACTCGTATATGCACTGCTCTTACCAAGCCAGATGCGTATATTCCGGCTAAAGGCCAGGCTTAAATATAATTTAGCTTTTGCTGCCAATACGCTTATATTTATTTGTTTTATAGCAACCTTCTTTTCCATATTCAAGTGGCCGGTTACTCAGCAGGATGCCCAGACGACTCAGGTCATTGCAAATGTTAACCCATTATCGAATTCCTTTTTATCAGCAATTCTAATCCCCTATGCGGAGAGAGTGTTTCCTTTCCTGGTTTTATTATATAGCATTGGCCTGCTGATTCAGTCGGTTATTGTCTTCAAAGGATACAATAAAATACAAGAGCTTAAAAGAGCAGCAAGAATCAGTGTTCCTGAAGAATGGTCTGTTCTTTTTGAAGCCTTAACTAAAAAACTGAAGATCAAAAAACACGTTTCCTTTCATTTGTCCAACCATGTGAATGTTCCTCTTGTGATTGGTTTTTTTAAACCTGTTGTACTTTTTCCGGTAGCCTTAGTGGCTCAAATGGAGATGAAACATATAGAGGCCATACTCATTCATGAGCTCTCCCATATCAGAAGGAATGATTATCTGTTCAACCTGATCAGGACGGTGATTGAAACCATTCTATTCTTTAATCCTTTTGTATGGCTGACAGGCAAATTTATAGATATCGAAAGGGAGCATGCTTGTGATGATCTGGTAGTCGACCTGACTAATACGCCATTAACCTATGCACATGCACTATTGCAATTAGAATTACTGGCAGATAAAACTTCGCCCGTATTTGCTTTAGCTGCAACAGGAAAAAACCAACACCTCTATCAGCGAATTAAAAGAATTACAGCTATGAAAACGAACTACATGAATTCAAAACAAAAGCTTTTTGCAATTGCACTGACACTAACGACTATCATTTCATTAGCGTGGATAAATCCCGCGAAGAGTGACCAACAGCTAAAGCGTTCAAAATTATCAAAAGATACTGCGATTTTATCTCCTTCGGTTCAGCTTCCTATTGATACAGGTAAAAAGAAAAATAAAAAAGTATATATCGTTAAAAGTTCTCAAACATCTGACACCATGGTTATACAAGGGCCGGATAGTTTACCCTTACGCCATGTATATATTAACCACAATATGCCTGAGCCTCCTGCGGTTATGATGCCACCTGCACCTCCTGTTCCATTAGGGATTGAAATTGATTCTGCATCAGGACATGAGCTGCCCGTCACTATGATCAATTTCTCTGCGGATGTTAAAGATATGGTTGCAGCAAGTCTTTCGGGTGATGAAAGCAAAATAAAATTACTGTCAGCCCGTATCGGGGAGAAAGGCAAAGCATTAGAGCAAAAATTTAATTCCCCTTCAGAAAAAGCGAAATGGGCAAAGTATAGTGCGGACATGATAGCCAAATACGATAATCCTAAAGAACGTGCTAAATGGGAGAAAATGGCCAGAGAAATGCAGGCTAAATTCAATTCGCCAGAATACAAAGTGAAAATGAAAAGACTTCAGCAACAAGCAACTATACAGGCATTGAACGCACAAAAAATGATCAGCTCTCCTGAATTCAAAGCAAGGATGAAAATGATGTCGGGAGATAATCTGACCAGGGTTGTCCTGTTGAATGAATCAGAAGAACAGCAAAAGCTTAAAAAAACAGCAGAATACCAGGAATTGAAAAAGAAATTTGATGCGGATGTAGAAAAGCTGAAAGCTAAAGAACAGAAAAAAGACGATAATTAA
- the recN gene encoding DNA repair protein RecN has protein sequence MLQKLSIRNYALIDSVDLELDKGLNIITGETGAGKSIMLGALSLILGQRAETKYFFNQAKKCVIEGQFKLSGSGLQPYFEEFDLDYQQESILRREISIDGKSRAFINDTPVTLSVMKQIGEKLIDIHSQHATSEVNDPGFQLSVVDTLSDHLPLLTQYRLKFREYKKNLQLLINMQTSADEARSKQDYEQFLFNELETANLQAGEQAALEIEMEALNHAESIKRGLLNGHVLLDGEETAVLPILKEVINQIQAIEKFNPAYSAMNERLRSAMIEIKDIAEETIVLEENIVYSPARIDEINVRLDTIYTLQQKHRVTSVEELLAIQHELSDNLNTLLNSDEEIERLIIAINKLKVELEKIADTLSKNRSKAINVAQKQVGEILVRVGMPNAKIKIEQTVVENLNKDGKDMISLLFSANAGQAPAPVGKVASGGELSRLMLAIKSIISKHTSLPTLIFDEIDTGISGETALRVGDVIGELEQNMQVICITHLPQIAAKGEAHYFVYKKEESERTTTGIRRLNPEERIFAIAEMLSGKNPGESALKNAQDLLSFKN, from the coding sequence ATGCTACAGAAACTTTCTATACGTAACTATGCACTGATCGATAGTGTCGATTTGGAACTTGATAAAGGTTTAAATATCATTACAGGGGAAACTGGTGCTGGAAAATCTATTATGCTGGGTGCGCTGTCTTTGATTTTAGGTCAGCGTGCGGAAACAAAGTATTTTTTTAATCAGGCGAAAAAATGTGTCATAGAGGGACAGTTCAAACTTTCGGGTTCAGGGCTACAACCTTATTTTGAAGAATTCGACCTGGATTATCAACAGGAAAGTATTCTGAGAAGAGAAATTTCTATTGATGGTAAATCCAGAGCTTTCATCAATGACACACCTGTAACGCTGTCAGTGATGAAACAGATCGGAGAAAAACTGATTGACATCCATTCTCAGCATGCAACTTCAGAAGTCAATGATCCGGGCTTTCAATTGTCAGTTGTCGATACTTTATCTGATCATCTGCCGCTGCTCACTCAGTACAGATTGAAATTCAGGGAATATAAAAAGAACCTTCAGCTGCTGATCAATATGCAAACTTCGGCTGATGAAGCCAGAAGCAAGCAGGATTACGAACAATTTCTTTTTAATGAGCTGGAGACTGCAAATTTACAGGCTGGTGAACAAGCAGCGCTGGAAATCGAGATGGAAGCTTTAAACCATGCAGAAAGTATTAAGAGAGGCTTATTAAATGGTCATGTTTTACTGGATGGCGAAGAAACGGCAGTACTTCCTATTTTAAAAGAAGTAATCAACCAGATCCAGGCTATAGAGAAGTTCAATCCTGCTTACAGTGCCATGAATGAACGTCTGCGTTCGGCGATGATAGAAATCAAAGATATTGCAGAAGAAACTATAGTACTGGAAGAAAACATAGTATACAGCCCGGCGAGAATTGATGAAATCAATGTCAGACTGGATACGATTTATACTTTACAGCAAAAACACCGCGTTACTTCAGTTGAAGAACTGCTGGCCATACAGCATGAACTTTCGGACAACCTGAACACGCTTTTAAACAGTGATGAAGAGATAGAACGCTTAATCATTGCGATCAATAAGCTGAAAGTTGAGTTAGAAAAGATAGCAGATACCTTATCAAAGAACCGCAGCAAAGCTATTAATGTTGCCCAGAAACAAGTTGGTGAAATATTAGTCCGCGTGGGCATGCCGAATGCGAAAATTAAAATTGAGCAGACTGTGGTGGAGAATCTAAATAAGGACGGAAAAGATATGATTTCCTTATTATTTTCTGCTAACGCAGGACAAGCCCCTGCCCCGGTAGGTAAAGTAGCTTCCGGTGGTGAGCTTTCCCGTTTAATGCTTGCTATTAAATCAATAATATCAAAACATACTTCACTCCCGACCTTAATCTTCGATGAGATTGATACAGGTATTTCGGGGGAAACAGCACTTCGGGTTGGTGATGTGATCGGTGAGCTGGAACAAAATATGCAAGTAATCTGTATTACCCATCTTCCGCAAATTGCGGCTAAAGGCGAGGCACATTATTTCGTTTATAAGAAAGAAGAATCAGAACGGACAACTACTGGCATCCGCAGGTTAAACCCTGAGGAGCGTATTTTCGCTATTGCTGAAATGCTAAGTGGTAAAAATCCGGGAGAGTCGGCTTTAAAAAATGCACAGGATTTGTTAAGCTTCAAAAACTAA